A region of the Pricia mediterranea genome:
TTGGCATAGGCGAGGCCGATATTGTAGTTTTTAGGGAATTTGGAATAGGCTTTTTTCGAGGTATCATAAGCTTTGTCATTATTCCCACTTTTAAGAAGGAATTGAATTTTTTCTTCCCAGACTTTCCAATCCTTAGGCTTCATTGCCAAGGCTTTTGATAGGTCTTCGGATGCGCTTGTAGTATCGCCATCCCCAATCATTTTTGCGCGGAACCTATAGAACACTGCAGAATCAGGTCTATCCCTTAAGGTCCTAAGAATCGCTTTTCCCTTGTTCACCTGTCCCACGGCCACATAGTTCTGTGCCAGATAATAGTCGAATTTCCAGGAATCGTATTGCTGTACGGCCCATTCCAGAACGGCGAGGCTTTCCCTTCGGTATGGGGATACGAAGGCCACCTCATCAGCTGCGGCATTCTCCAATAGGGTAGTACTTTTCGCGGCATCTATCTTTCGCAATAAGTAAGCTTTCCAGAGTTTATTTTTCGTATCAAGGCGATTAGCATCCAACACTTGTAGCGCTTCTCGCTGCAATCCCAGGTGCTGATATTGAATTGCTAAGTTCAGCACGGTTTCCGAAGGGAACTCATTGGTCAAGGCCAAAGTCGGAACTTGGTCGTTAAGAAAGTTCTTTTCCGTTTGTACAAAATAATCTAAGGGAGCGATTGCGGAAAGTTCGGATATTTCTTTTTCGAACTGCTGTAATCGATCCATCTTTCGGGCTGCGACCACTAGGACTTTTCTGGCATTGATGTTATACGTATTGAAATCCAATGCTTTATGGGCGTACATTTCGGCCCTTTCGTAACTCTTTGAGGCCAGATAGAGTTCCGCCATTTGTGCAAAGGATACCGATCGATGCTTCGCATCCCTTGCCGCCCAACCGAAAGATTCGAGCGCATTGATAGTGTCGTTCATCGCGCGGTAGGTAATTCCAGCGACATAATTAGCGCCTGAGTTATAGGTGTCCATCCGTAGTACGGAATTAATATGCGACAGGGCACTCCCATAATCTGCCGTCCGGTAATCCAGTTGGGCCAAACGGATAAGGCCCGCACGGTGGGATGGGTCCAGGTCGATCAATTCGGATAATTTTGTATAAGCCAGTTCGTATTCCCGAGACACCAAGGCTTCGGAGCCCTCTGCCAATAGTTGTTCCGTGGCGGAAACTTGCAATTCCATATCGGAATGGAATGGTCTTTTCAGTATGTTTGCTTTTGACGGGAGGGTATAGGCCAGTTCGGTGCCTTCCACAAAAACCTTTATGCTGTCAGATTTTTTAATGGGAATCGATTTTGAGAAAATATCCATGGGTTGCAGAGCCAGTTTTTCTGAAAAAGTGGTTTTTCCGTTGAGGATAATTTCGATTTTGGAATCTAAATTTTGTAGGGCATTAAGCCCGATATGGATTTCATTCCCTTCCTTTTCAACATTGAGGACACCTTCTTTGGAAGCATCGACCATTCCCCCGATTTCTTTATAGGGAAACCAGATTTCGTGCCACGTGTCCATCATATACGGGTCGAACCCGACTTGACTGATGGGATTGATGGCACCGCCGGAATATTGGTCGAGCAAACGGCCCGCCTGAAATTCGATATACTGCCCATCGGAATCGGTTAGTAGATTTTCCCAAATTCCTCCGGAGCGGGACAAGGCCCACAACCATAATTTTTGACCTGGCATTTCTTCATATGGCGCCCATTGGCCGAAGCCGAACTTTCGGTCGTGGTAGTACCCCCCGAAAAAGTCATTGTATTCCCCGACGATATGATAGGATTTGGCGCTCCCGAAATTATTGTTTTTGTACAAGGCCAGATTACGGCCTTCGCCGTCGATGGGCCAAGGATGGGCATTGCCATTGTGCTCGACATAGGTGTTACCGGGAATGAAGAACTCGAGGTCGTTCGAAGCTACGGCCGCCGCGGTCATCCAGTTATAATACGCCTCGGTCAGTGGGGATGCATTGTACCAAGAGGCATTCGTCTCGAAGTAGGCCTTGTCTTTTTCTAAACAGATTTCGACGGTCCAAAAAGTGTTTGAAGGCAGGTCGGTACTACCTACTATACAGCTCACGCTGCCGTCTGCGTTGGTTCTCGTAAGATAGTCAACGGGCGTGGCGGTCGAGGGGTGATGCCCGATAATCCCGAAGTTGAACTCGATGCCCCCCGAGGTCCAAGGTCCACGCATGGCAATATTCCGGAACTTGATGACCTCGTTCTTATATAAAAACTCTTCGCCCGTGCTCTTTTCTATGGCGCCCCACACTTTGCCCCCGATTTCCGGTAACACCATCACTTTGATGTAATCGTTTTCTAAGGTCACTACCTTCCAATCTTTTTTCTTGGCGGTATGTTCGTATTCCTCAAATTTGAAGTAGGGGAATATTTTTGGATTTTCGCCAAGAATAGGAACCGGATTCGGTTTTGCGAACCCGTAGGTGCCTAATGATTTTGTTTCTTCTTTTATATTGACGGATTGGGCTTGGATTACCGAACCAACTAAAATAATCAGCGATAGAATTAAATAGTAGCTTAGTTTTCGAGTCATTAATAAATTATTTAAAATTTGATCGATTAACCTTAGTCTCGATCAACATGCACCCCATCGAATAAAAAAAGGAGAAATTCTTGAAGCTGATTAGTAAGAAAGTTAAACCGTTGAATGGACTAGTTCACCGTATAGGTTGCCACTGCCTTATCGTTTCGTGCAAAAATGATAAGCTCAGCGCCGTCTGCCAGTTTTATGGAGGTGATGTCCCTGATCTCTCCGTCCATATTCAGACCGCTTTCCTTTACAGTTGTTACCTCGAATGCATCTGTACCGGCTCCGAAAAGCAATACTCCTTTGTTGGCATCGTAACGCCCGTATTTCACCCGGGTACCGAAAAAATTCCCGCCGAGAATGACGTCAAGATTACCATCTTCGTTAAAATCTTGGACCAAAATCCCATAAACGGGGGCAAATTGGGCGGGAGCGGGGAGGGAACTTATCTCGAATCGGTCGTTGCCCAGATTCTCGATAAAGCTGGTCGCAAAATTATTGGCTTCCAGGATTTGGGCATCGGACAGTTCATCGGATGTAAAGATATCCGTGATCTTTTGGTCGGCATAGTCGGAATAGTTTACGTATTTACGCTTTAGACTGCTGATCTGACCCAATAAATCGTCTTTTGAAAATATGGGATAGCTCTCGCCCATGACATATGAGGTCAGGATGGGGTCGAGAGAGCCATTGTTATCAAAATCCCTTGCATAAAGCCGTACTGGTTCGTCGCGGGATGCCTTGAGCTGGGAGTTCCCCCCAAAATTGCCCGCGATATAATCGGTATCACCGTCGTTGTCGAAATCCCCGGCAACGATACGATTCCACCAGCCCTCGGAACCTGATAGGCCTGAATCCGTTTGGAGTTCCGTCAAGCGACCATCGGAATTTTTAAAGATACGAACCGCCATAAATTCACCCACTAACATCAAGTCGGTTTGACCATCCCCGTTAAAATCCGTCCAAATCGCATCGGTGACCATGCCCGGCTTTACCAAGTCTTTGTTTACCGATGCCGTAATATCCTTAAAGTTGCCGTTTCCGTCATTTTCAAGCAGATAGCTTCTCGGCGCATTCGGATATTGCCCCGGCACCAAGCGGCCACCCACATACAGATCAAGGTCGCCGTCATTATCGTAATCGCCTGCTGCCGCGCACGACCCGCTGCTCAGCATTGATGGGAGGGAAGTGGTAGCTTTGATAAACTTTCCCCGACCATCGTTCAAATACAACCGGTCTTGCAATTCGGGGGAATCGGGGTCGAACTCGTTCCCGCCACTGACCACATAAAGATCCAAATCCCCATCGTTATCTGCATCGAGAAAAAGGGCACCGGTATCTTCCGAACCGGCATCTTGGTCAAACATAGCGTTCGCTTTTTCGAATCCACCGGTCCTGGTCTGTATCCAAAGCTCCCCTGATTGTTCCTTGGCTCCTCCCATAAAAAGGTCTTCTAAACCATCACCGTTTACGTCGCCCTTGACGATGGTCGGGCCTTGGGTAGAAAGTTTGTGAGGCAACAATTGTTCCCGTTTAAAATCGATGTAGTTGTTCTCATGATGGACGTAGGGAATCAAACTATCTTTAGAAATATTCGTGAAATAGGTAGGTGTTTCTTTTTCTATTTCCTTGCCGGGCTCTTCCGCATCTTTTTGTTTCAGCGTAATGGTTTGATTGGCTTGGACCTTTATTATATGTTGTATCTTAGAATCCGGCCAAATAATGGTAATAGTATCAATTTGCTCGGCCTCACCCAAGCCAAATACCATATTATAATCTATTGAAGACTGGAATCCTCTTGTGGGCATCATCTCCTGAGTTTGGGTTTGGTCACCTGCGTCGAATATGACCTTGGCGCCAATACCGAAAGTATTTTTGCCTTCGCCAATTAATTTAATTTTAAGATAGTTGTTCGTTGTTTGAAAATCGCTGTTGTTTCTATAAATAAAAGGATGTTCATCGGTGTTGTTGACGATTAAGTCCATATCGCCGTCATTATCCAAATCGGCATAGGCGGCTCCGTTAGACAATGATTTTTGGTTTAATCCCCATTCGGTATTGACCTTTGTAAAAGTGAGGTCTCCATTATTGTGAAAGGTATAGTTTTCCTCAATTGTTGCCGGCATATTTTCCAGTAGGTCCGTAATTGCCATTTCTACCCCCGTTTTGTTTTCGTTAATCTTCTCTTGAACGGCGTAGTTCATGAAGTCCATGTTGGTATAGTCTCTCTTGATTCCGTTTGTAATGAAGATATCTTTGTATCCATCATTGTCCAGATCGCTAAAAAGGGATGCCCAACTCCAATCGGTACCTGAAACACCTGAGAATTGTCCAATTTCAGAGAACGATTTGCCCTGATTGTTCAAATGCAGCATGTTTCGCATGCTTTGATGATAAAATCCATTGTTTAACATTACCATGAACTTATCATAATTGTCTGGGCCAGAGACCATCTTTGAGCGATAATTGCCTTCGGGAAGCATGTCTAATGTCATAATTTCGGGATAGCCATCATTATTGATGTCGGCAATATCCGAACCCATGGAAAAATGGGAAGTATGACCAATGTATTTTTGTAGATTTTCGGAAAACGTACCATCTTGATTATTGATATACAAATAATCCTGTTCATTAAAATCGTTGGATATATAGATATCAGGCCAATTGTCATTGTTAACATCCGAAACGGCAGCATTAAGCCCAAAACCTAGAACATTGGAAACCAAGCCCGCTTCGTCGCTTACGTTTCTGAACTTCCCGTTCTCATTATTGTACAATCTATCTTCAAAAGCGGGATTCCTGCGATATTTGAGATTGTTCGTAATTTGGCTGAAACTTGCGAATTCCTGTGTAGAGTGATTGACGACATATAGGTCTAGATCTCCATCTTTGTCATAGTCAAAAAAGACACCTTGTGTAGAATAGCCCGCATCATCTATGCCATATTCCGCGGCTTTTTCCGTAAAAGTCAAATCACCGTTATTGATGAACAGTAAATTTTTTCTTTTAAAATCATCTTTTGCCGCAGACCTACATACGTAAATATCCAATAGACCATCTGCATTGATATCCACCATGGTCGTGCCGGTGTTCCATAATCCAGCTGCAAAGACGCCTGCCTTTTCAGCAATTTCTTTAAATTCAAAATCGCCTTTATTGATGTAAAGACGGCTACCTACCATGTTACCGGTAAAATAAAGGTCTTGAAGACCGTCATTGTTTAGATCGCCAATGGAAACACCACCACCATTATAGATATAACCGTAGGTTAGAATATTAAATTTTTTGGTTTCACCCAAAACGTTTTTGAACGTAACCCCGGTTTTGCTGCTCGGCATCAAAGTAAACATTTTATCTTCATTGATCTGTTGGCATGAAAAAAGCAGGCTAATAAAGAATAAGAGGTAAGTACTTCTACTAAAATTTGGCGTATTGATCATTTCGGTTTCTTGGTCATAGTGATCGGTCAAATTATGAAATTTTATTGTTTGATCCTATGGAATTAGTCCTTGGTAAGTTACCAAATTATTAAAACTACATTGAACCTCAGTTTTATAATTAGTTCATCATTTTTTATTTCTTGCCATCCGACGAAGCAAGTGGTATTAATACTACTGTGGTTAAAAAAAACCTGTGAAGCATGCCTCACAGGTTTTCAAAACAATTGAACTTAAAAAACATTTAGAAATTCGGCCCCCCGGTATCCCACCATAATCGGGTGCCAATTTCATCAGGTCCACCCAATTTAGCTGTTGCATCGGAAACACCGGCAGCATTGTTTTCTCTTTCCGATTGAACAAAGGGCATTCTTCTAAGAATCTCTCCTTCTGGGATGACCCCCCAATCCGAGTTACTACTATTTTGATAGACCGGAGGAAGTTTCGGATACCCCGTTCTTCTATGGTCTACCCAGGCTTCCATTTCATTGGTGTAGGCCGCAATCCATTTTTGGGTAATAATCTTCTCCAATTTCGTTTCATTATCGGCACCTTCATCCCAGGCAACTGTCGTAGTAATTTCATTGACAAAATCATTGATGGCACCTTGGTAAACGACGTCGTCGTAATCAATGGGCAGACTTGTGTCGTCGGCGAGATAGTCGTCGACACCACCTGCGCCCCAAAGTTCGAAAGACGCTCTTACGCCATTTTCATAGTTGGTTTGCGCATCACCAGCACCTGCCCAGCCGCGTAAAGCTGCTTCTGCCTTCAAAAAGAAAACTTCGTCTGCACTCATAACCTTGCGTTCGGTGACTTTAGCCGGATCGTTAAAGTTAATATCTATGGTCGAATAAGGTAAATGATCGTCTTTAGCGACCAGTTCAGCTCCGTTCCGAATACCCTTATAAGGCCAATCAGGGTGATCGGCCACTAACGAAAGATCTTCTACAGGGTCAAAGAAAGGCTCTATCCTATTATCTTTATAGCCAATTAGAATGGACTCCATTGTTGCACTCATTCTTGTATCTCCCCATTCAAAACAGATCTGTGCAGGATGAAACTTATTGCCATATAAATTGATGTTGAAATTGTCCGCATTGGATTCGATGAGTCCGACTGGATCGGCCAGGGCTTTTTCTCCCTGTGTTTTTGCCAAAGCCGGATCGACTTTCGTTAGACGCATTGCCATTTGCAATCTTAGGGAATTAGCGTATTTTGCCCATAGGGCAACGTCGCCGTCAAAACTTGCATCAAAATCCTTCAAACCAACATAATCGGTATTGGCTGCGAAAACTCCGATGATACGGTCAAGATCGGCAAAAAACGCATTATAAAGCGTCTCTTCGCTATCATAGGAGCCATCGCCGTCGGGTCCGTGCTGAGTATATATAACGGGGCCATGATAGGCGGTCAGTCGAGACATTGATAATATTTTTATCAATTTGGCCCATTCTACAAAGACGGGTTGATCGCTTGACTCTGCAATACCGATTACTTGGTTGGCTGGAGCCATAACATTATTATATTGTCGTGACCAATATCCGTTCCATCGAATGTAATAGGTGGTATTGTTAATCCCGCCTACAAAAGGAGTCGGTGTTGCCAAATGTTGTGCATAAGTCACATTTGTAAGATTATGATCTACCTGATTGCCAAAAATTTGGCTGAACATCGATGGATAAAATGATCCCACATCATTGAAATTCTGTTCAAGGGACGCGTCGGTTATTTGGTAAGGGTTGGTATTTATCTCCTCAAAATCGTCGGTACAGGCACCTAGTACCAATATCGCACAAATTAGATGTATGAACTTTTTCATGATTCTTTTTTAAAAGTTTACTTTTAGATTAAACCCGTAAGTTGCGGTAGAAGGCAGATTAAAATTATCCAGACCCTGGGCATTTCTACTGGTACTCATCGCAAGCTCCGGATCAAAGGGAGCATCTTTATAAATAAATAAAAGATTATTGGCGATAAAAGATAGGGTGGCCCCTTGAATGGGCAGGTTCATTTTCTCAACGTTTATATCATAGCCCAACGACAGTTGGCTTAAATTTATATTCGTGCGATCATAGACGTAAGCTTCGCCGACACCATTACGATCGCCGATGGCCCTGTACCATGTTTCTGCATCTACTGTGGTAATCGCGGACCCGGATGCTTGGTCTACCCCGTTAACGGCGACGCCTCCGGCATCCCGTGCGTCGGCCGTACGTTGAGAAACCCCGGCACCATCAAGCATACTTTCTGTTTGGCTAAAAACGTTCCCACCGATTTTTGCATTGATGAGCATACCAAAATTTAACCGGCCAAAGGTTACATTGTTATTCCAGCCTAACGACCAATCCGCGTCAAGATTGCCTATCAGCTCCCTCAGTTCCGTTTTTCTGGGACTACCGTCTTCAAATATAATTCTACCTTGGTCATCTCTCAAAAACTTAAAGACGTAGAGGTCGTTAAAAGCACCGCCTTCAACCAATTTTGAAGCATAACCTTCAGAAGAACCTAAATTAATTTCTCTTTCATCGTCAGGTCCAATGTCTACGATCTCATTTTTGTTCTTGGCAAAATTAAAAGCTGTAACCCATTGAAAATTATCGTTCCTTACGGGGGTTGCACTAAGGGTTAGCTCTACCCCTTTGTTGGTGATTTCCCCGGCATTGATAAATCGTGACGTATAAATACCCTGGGAGAGCGGATCGGATGCATCTAAGGGAACCTCAATGAACTGATCGGTGCTGGTCAAGCTGTAATAAGTGAAATCAAGGCCTAGACGATTTTGGAAAAATCGAAAATCCGCTCCATATTCCAAACTGGTTATGATTTCTGGCTTACCATCCGTAAACGGTGCTTGTGTATTTCTGTTTACCCCTCCGTTGGCAGAGATATTGTGTTGTGGAAATATACGGTTATACGGTACTTCGTTGGCCACCTGGGTGTATGAGGACCTAAGCTTTGCAAAGCTGACTGCATTCCCCATATCGAACATCTCGCTCAAAATAGCCGTCAATCCAAATGCGGGATAAAAGTACGAGTCGTTACCGGTCAGTGCCAAGGTAGAGGCCCAATCGTTACGACCTGAAATATCCAAGAAAAGCATTTCCTTATAGCCTAGTTGTGCATTTAAGAAAGCGCCCTGTTTGCTAATTTCTTCATCGATCGTAGAATTTACAGGTACATTTGTTGGTAAATTCTGGAATAGATACTCATTGGGATATAACAGCCCCAATGTTCCTGTTCCAACTGAGACTCCTACACCGTATTTGGTCTTTTGGTAGCTGGCACCCAATACCGCATTAAAGCTAATATTTTCACTGAAATCGGTATTATAGCTTAGAAGAACATCGGTATACGCCAACTGATCTTCAAATTTGTGATAATTCCAAGCCCCGTTAGGGTGCACGTTCGTACCGTTCGAAGTAGCAGCGTGCTGTTGCTCGCGCTTTTCTGCGGCATAGTCATAATTTCCCCTGACCTGGACATTGAGATTGTCCAGTATATCCCATTTAACCGTTGCGTTGGCAATGATTCTTTTCGTGTCATCGACTCTGGGTTGTTTATTGATAATCCAATAAGGATTCGATTGATGATGATCTTCTACAAACCAGTTTTGCGCCATTAAATTTCGATCGCTATTAAAAACTTGATAGTTATCCTTAAAGTCATAGAAATTACGATTTCTAGGGAACATATATAAACCTGTCAGGGGATTTAGATAGTACCCGGCGGGTAATCGGTTTTTGGTTTCTTCAATTCCCATAATAACTCCAGAAGAAATCGTAACCTTATCGTTAAAAAATTTAGTCGACTGCTTAAAGGTGAAATTGTTCTTTTTGTACTTGTTTTGGGGCGTAATTCCCGAAGAGGTAATGTTGGCATAGGAAAAATAGGCCGTTGTTTTATCATTTCCCCCACTGATACTGACCGAATTATTAAAGTTATGCCCCGTTTGAAAAAAATTCTCCACATATTCACTAGCATAATCACCCGGAGTGGGAGACCAACTTTCTTTCGCTGTACCAATGGCACCATATTTAAACTGCAGGTCGGGTAATTCTTGATAATGTTCAAAGGAATAACCTGTATTCAAAGATACGGTCGTTTTACCTGCAACACCTTGTTTGGTGGTAATCATAACAACCCCATTGGCGCCTTGACTGCCGTACAGCACTGCAGCGTTCGCACCCCTTAAAATACTAATACTCTCTATATCGTCCGGATTTATTGCCGAAAGACCGTCGCCACCGTCTGTTCCGCCCCACATACCCGGCTGCCCACCTTTATTATTGGCCATAGGGACACCATCGACCACGAAGAGGGGCGAGCTATCACCGCTTAATGATTTGTTTCCTCGAAGTACAATTTTCGTGGATCCCCCGGCGCCCGAACTACTTTTTTTAATCTCGACCCCAGCGGCTTTGCCTGAAATACTGTTCATAAAGTTAGGGTCACGCGTTTTGGTTAATTCGTCGGACCTAACGGTCTGTTGGGCATAGGTCAAGGTTTTTTCATCTCGTTTAATGCCCAAAGCAGTAACAACGACCTCATCGAGTTGGCTGGCGTCCTCGACCATAACGACGTCGACAGTGTCCGAGTCTCCCACGGCAATGTTCTGACTTCTGGTGCCGATATATGAAAATACTAAAATATCGCCATCGGCAGCTTCTATGGTGTAATTTCCATCAAAATCCGTTTGGGTTCCGTTCGTGGTACCTTGTACCAATACGTTGACCCCAGGTAACGGCGTTCCGTCCGACGCAGCCGTAACCGTACCTGTGATTGTTTTTTCCTGCGCCATTAAAGGAAACGTCCCTAATAGGAGCGCAAAAAATAGGAGTAACTTTCTAGTCATAATTTTGGTCTTACATTAGATTGGTTATTTAACATTTCTTTAATATCGTGTGAATATATAATTTTTTTTCATATTGCTAACTGTTTATCTGAATTATTGAGCAAATTTGGAATTATCAAGAGTATTTAGCAAGAATTAGATTAATAATTGCGAGGTTTTATCGTATAAGAAGCAGATAATTCAATAATTGAAAATTTCTCGTCAGTCATGTCCGATTTGGCAAGAACATTGAATTTTGGTACTTCTCTCTAAATACTCTTCTAATTCTTCCCCCATAGAGAATATCAATTTTTACGAAAGAAGAGAGGTTGGGTTACGTGTTTCCTTTAACAAATCCTGGCTCGAAGCAGCTTGTTTCTGGCTGACGCCGATTTCATAATTCCCTGTCCCCAGAGTGGTGCCATAACCGGTTAGCTTTGAAACTTTCTGAACTTTGGGTAAGGACAAGTTCCGGAAAGAAAGTGCCGGTATGCATCATCAGGTCGCGCCCAGGCCCATGGTATTCTCAAAGTCAGCGCTTTTTTGATAAAACTGCCGAACATTTTCAGGGACAGGTGTTAATGGGCGGACGTTAAGAGGAACAAAATTCCAGGCTTTTATGTTTCCGTTTTTATTCTT
Encoded here:
- a CDS encoding DUF5107 domain-containing protein, producing MTRKLSYYLILSLIILVGSVIQAQSVNIKEETKSLGTYGFAKPNPVPILGENPKIFPYFKFEEYEHTAKKKDWKVVTLENDYIKVMVLPEIGGKVWGAIEKSTGEEFLYKNEVIKFRNIAMRGPWTSGGIEFNFGIIGHHPSTATPVDYLTRTNADGSVSCIVGSTDLPSNTFWTVEICLEKDKAYFETNASWYNASPLTEAYYNWMTAAAVASNDLEFFIPGNTYVEHNGNAHPWPIDGEGRNLALYKNNNFGSAKSYHIVGEYNDFFGGYYHDRKFGFGQWAPYEEMPGQKLWLWALSRSGGIWENLLTDSDGQYIEFQAGRLLDQYSGGAINPISQVGFDPYMMDTWHEIWFPYKEIGGMVDASKEGVLNVEKEGNEIHIGLNALQNLDSKIEIILNGKTTFSEKLALQPMDIFSKSIPIKKSDSIKVFVEGTELAYTLPSKANILKRPFHSDMELQVSATEQLLAEGSEALVSREYELAYTKLSELIDLDPSHRAGLIRLAQLDYRTADYGSALSHINSVLRMDTYNSGANYVAGITYRAMNDTINALESFGWAARDAKHRSVSFAQMAELYLASKSYERAEMYAHKALDFNTYNINARKVLVVAARKMDRLQQFEKEISELSAIAPLDYFVQTEKNFLNDQVPTLALTNEFPSETVLNLAIQYQHLGLQREALQVLDANRLDTKNKLWKAYLLRKIDAAKSTTLLENAAADEVAFVSPYRRESLAVLEWAVQQYDSWKFDYYLAQNYVAVGQVNKGKAILRTLRDRPDSAVFYRFRAKMIGDGDTTSASEDLSKALAMKPKDWKVWEEKIQFLLKSGNNDKAYDTSKKAYSKFPKNYNIGLAYAKSLLNTGRYEKVLSILKSIQVLPYEHASESRDIYERAHLAVAKSYLEQKNYGKAIQILKLAKEWPENIGVGKPYGPDERAQNYLLALALERNGEIDKSKAHLKEISSYSKNNIHTNSLNHLYGILALKTLGNEKELDSYTSKLKATLDDGHLKSELALALFKDSETEDVLSKKLVPDDVLDLAHWALKQ
- a CDS encoding VCBS repeat-containing protein produces the protein MPSSKTGVTFKNVLGETKKFNILTYGYIYNGGGVSIGDLNNDGLQDLYFTGNMVGSRLYINKGDFEFKEIAEKAGVFAAGLWNTGTTMVDINADGLLDIYVCRSAAKDDFKRKNLLFINNGDLTFTEKAAEYGIDDAGYSTQGVFFDYDKDGDLDLYVVNHSTQEFASFSQITNNLKYRRNPAFEDRLYNNENGKFRNVSDEAGLVSNVLGFGLNAAVSDVNNDNWPDIYISNDFNEQDYLYINNQDGTFSENLQKYIGHTSHFSMGSDIADINNDGYPEIMTLDMLPEGNYRSKMVSGPDNYDKFMVMLNNGFYHQSMRNMLHLNNQGKSFSEIGQFSGVSGTDWSWASLFSDLDNDGYKDIFITNGIKRDYTNMDFMNYAVQEKINENKTGVEMAITDLLENMPATIEENYTFHNNGDLTFTKVNTEWGLNQKSLSNGAAYADLDNDGDMDLIVNNTDEHPFIYRNNSDFQTTNNYLKIKLIGEGKNTFGIGAKVIFDAGDQTQTQEMMPTRGFQSSIDYNMVFGLGEAEQIDTITIIWPDSKIQHIIKVQANQTITLKQKDAEEPGKEIEKETPTYFTNISKDSLIPYVHHENNYIDFKREQLLPHKLSTQGPTIVKGDVNGDGLEDLFMGGAKEQSGELWIQTRTGGFEKANAMFDQDAGSEDTGALFLDADNDGDLDLYVVSGGNEFDPDSPELQDRLYLNDGRGKFIKATTSLPSMLSSGSCAAAGDYDNDGDLDLYVGGRLVPGQYPNAPRSYLLENDGNGNFKDITASVNKDLVKPGMVTDAIWTDFNGDGQTDLMLVGEFMAVRIFKNSDGRLTELQTDSGLSGSEGWWNRIVAGDFDNDGDTDYIAGNFGGNSQLKASRDEPVRLYARDFDNNGSLDPILTSYVMGESYPIFSKDDLLGQISSLKRKYVNYSDYADQKITDIFTSDELSDAQILEANNFATSFIENLGNDRFEISSLPAPAQFAPVYGILVQDFNEDGNLDVILGGNFFGTRVKYGRYDANKGVLLFGAGTDAFEVTTVKESGLNMDGEIRDITSIKLADGAELIIFARNDKAVATYTVN
- a CDS encoding SusD/RagB family nutrient-binding outer membrane lipoprotein is translated as MKKFIHLICAILVLGACTDDFEEINTNPYQITDASLEQNFNDVGSFYPSMFSQIFGNQVDHNLTNVTYAQHLATPTPFVGGINNTTYYIRWNGYWSRQYNNVMAPANQVIGIAESSDQPVFVEWAKLIKILSMSRLTAYHGPVIYTQHGPDGDGSYDSEETLYNAFFADLDRIIGVFAANTDYVGLKDFDASFDGDVALWAKYANSLRLQMAMRLTKVDPALAKTQGEKALADPVGLIESNADNFNINLYGNKFHPAQICFEWGDTRMSATMESILIGYKDNRIEPFFDPVEDLSLVADHPDWPYKGIRNGAELVAKDDHLPYSTIDINFNDPAKVTERKVMSADEVFFLKAEAALRGWAGAGDAQTNYENGVRASFELWGAGGVDDYLADDTSLPIDYDDVVYQGAINDFVNEITTTVAWDEGADNETKLEKIITQKWIAAYTNEMEAWVDHRRTGYPKLPPVYQNSSNSDWGVIPEGEILRRMPFVQSERENNAAGVSDATAKLGGPDEIGTRLWWDTGGPNF
- a CDS encoding SusC/RagA family TonB-linked outer membrane protein, with the translated sequence MTRKLLLFFALLLGTFPLMAQEKTITGTVTAASDGTPLPGVNVLVQGTTNGTQTDFDGNYTIEAADGDILVFSYIGTRSQNIAVGDSDTVDVVMVEDASQLDEVVVTALGIKRDEKTLTYAQQTVRSDELTKTRDPNFMNSISGKAAGVEIKKSSSGAGGSTKIVLRGNKSLSGDSSPLFVVDGVPMANNKGGQPGMWGGTDGGDGLSAINPDDIESISILRGANAAVLYGSQGANGVVMITTKQGVAGKTTVSLNTGYSFEHYQELPDLQFKYGAIGTAKESWSPTPGDYASEYVENFFQTGHNFNNSVSISGGNDKTTAYFSYANITSSGITPQNKYKKNNFTFKQSTKFFNDKVTISSGVIMGIEETKNRLPAGYYLNPLTGLYMFPRNRNFYDFKDNYQVFNSDRNLMAQNWFVEDHHQSNPYWIINKQPRVDDTKRIIANATVKWDILDNLNVQVRGNYDYAAEKREQQHAATSNGTNVHPNGAWNYHKFEDQLAYTDVLLSYNTDFSENISFNAVLGASYQKTKYGVGVSVGTGTLGLLYPNEYLFQNLPTNVPVNSTIDEEISKQGAFLNAQLGYKEMLFLDISGRNDWASTLALTGNDSYFYPAFGLTAILSEMFDMGNAVSFAKLRSSYTQVANEVPYNRIFPQHNISANGGVNRNTQAPFTDGKPEIITSLEYGADFRFFQNRLGLDFTYYSLTSTDQFIEVPLDASDPLSQGIYTSRFINAGEITNKGVELTLSATPVRNDNFQWVTAFNFAKNKNEIVDIGPDDEREINLGSSEGYASKLVEGGAFNDLYVFKFLRDDQGRIIFEDGSPRKTELRELIGNLDADWSLGWNNNVTFGRLNFGMLINAKIGGNVFSQTESMLDGAGVSQRTADARDAGGVAVNGVDQASGSAITTVDAETWYRAIGDRNGVGEAYVYDRTNINLSQLSLGYDINVEKMNLPIQGATLSFIANNLLFIYKDAPFDPELAMSTSRNAQGLDNFNLPSTATYGFNLKVNF